In one window of Solanum pennellii chromosome 2, SPENNV200 DNA:
- the LOC107011866 gene encoding uncharacterized protein LOC107011866, with translation MTFQTTQNHQKHITSHHHRPPDQWKNPTLVSSFVCCNESLRQGAQSSDESKLNNEPNSVPLLSPLPFHDSPPFCTYFIKTMVGDISFTLSIFLNNNYAGIQPNPPEIRCLSQQQLSNELHLRFLLEKSELTTIMASLKQWRNSHCREEEEEQNFNIFHAKNPLLFHLQLLHYIRITWKILD, from the exons ATGACCTTTCAGACCACCCAAAACCACCAAAAGCACATCACATCGCATCACCACAGACCGCCAGATCAATGGAAAAACCCCACCCTCGTTTCCTCTTTTGTTTGCTGCAACGAGTCACTCCGACAAGGGGCTCAAAGTTCCGATGAATCGAAGCTAAACAATGAACCAAACTCGGTGCCTCTCCTCTCCCCTCTCCCCTTTCACGATTCTCCTCCATTTTGCACGTATTTCATCAAAACTATGGTGGGCGACATCTCCTTCACCCTCTCCATCTTCCTCAACAACAACTACGCCGGAATTCAACCAAATCCACCTGAAATTCGCTGCCTCTCCCAGCAACAACTGAGCAACGAGCTCCATCTCCGATTTCTGCTGGAGAAAAG TGAGTTAACCACCATAATGGCTTCACTGAAACAATGGAGAAACAGCCATTGtagagaggaagaagaagaacagaatttcaatatatttcatGCCAAAAATCCCTTGTTATTTCATCTACAACTCCTTCATTATATACGTATAACTTGGAAGATTCTAGACTAA
- the LOC107011863 gene encoding putative receptor-like protein kinase At4g00960 isoform X2, with protein sequence MGFLKSLIVLIFQFYVTIAQPNFTFQSPCEGNVTEYPPNGTYHTNLNTLLSSLSRNIDSDGFYNATVGQDQNRVSAIAQCRADVELQTCRSCINNATRLILEKCPSKKSAFGIYDMCLIRYSNESFIGTMSTDPRYTYYYNRDFSDPKLFFNQYLTPVLTSLRTGASAGGKHKFAANVFDAPDFQKIHALVQCTSDLSAQGCYDCLSAVYSSLPDCECYAKRGNYHLMPSCIVRYEPYSFFNESLLTEAPPPLLSPPEPALLPPPPAGKDDKTAQTVIIILVPIVTIVILIGCISVILMRRRKRKLVTRRESLSMEDDSVAESLQYDFSAISAATDNFLDANKLGQGGFGPVYKGKLPNGQEVAVKRLSIDSSQGDLEFKNEVLLVARLEHRNLVRLLGFCFDGTERLLVYEFVPNASLDHFLFDPVKRRELDWERRSKIIGGVARGILYLHEDSRLRIIHRDLKASNVLLDAEMNPKIADFGMARLFAMDESQGITNNIAGTYGYMAPEYAMQGKMSVKSDVFSFGVLVLEILGGQRNTCFRNGEYVGNLLSYAWRNWREGTTSNLVDPMLRGSSGLVSDITRCIHIALLCVQENVADRPTMAAVVLMLSSLSLALSVPSKPGYYMQIDVSPNMSPIQQNKSRVISESNRPDKSKSICLSKNEMSISELDPR encoded by the exons ATGGGTTTCTTGAAATCGCTGATCGTTCTAATTTTCCAATTCTACGTCACCATAGCACAACCTAATTTCACTTTTCAATCGCCCTGTGAAGGTAATGTGACAGAGTACCCTCCAAATGGTACATACCACACTAACCTTAACACACTTCTCTCCTCTCTTTCACGTAACATAGACAGTGATGGCTTCTATAATGCTACCGTAGGCCAAGATCAGAACAGGGTTAGTGCCATCGCGCAATGTAGGGCAGATGTTGAACTACAAACATGCCGCAGCTGTATAAATAATGCTACTCGCTTGATTTTAGAGAAATGTCCTTCCAAGAAATCAGCCTTTGGCATTTATGATATGTGTCTCATAAGATATTCAAATGAGTCCTTCATAGGCACCATGTCAACCGACCCCCGATATACTTATTATTACAACAGGGATTTCTCGGAccccaaattatttttcaaccAGTATCTGACACCTGTATTGACAAGCTTACGAACTGGAGCTTCAGCGGGTGGAAAGCACAAGTTTGCTGCTAATGTTTTCGATGCCCCTGATTTTCAGAAAATACATGCACTTGTACAGTGCACATCCGATTTATCAGCTCAAGGCTGCTACGATTGTTTAAGTGCTGTCTATTCAAGTTTACCTGACTGTGAATGTTATGCAAAGAGAGGAAACTATCATTTGATGCCCAGCTGCATTGTTCGGTATGAACCTTACTCATTCTTCAATGAATCATTATTGACTGAAGCTCCGCCACCCTTATTGTCACCGCCGGAGCCAGCCTTATTGCCACCACCACCAGCAG GAAAGGATGACAAAACCGCACAAACTGTCATCATTATTCTTGTACCCATTGTCACAATTGTTATTCTTATTGGTTGTATTTCTGTTATCTTGATGAGGAGGCGAAAGAGGAAGTTGGTGACCAGAAGAGAGA GTCTATCTATGGAAGATGATAGTGTTGCAGAATCTTTGCAATATGATTTTTCAGCAATTAGTGCAGCAACGGATAACTTCTTAGATGCTAATAAGTTGGGGCAAGGTGGATTTGGTCCTGTGTACAAG GGTAAGCTTCCAAATGGACAAGAAGTAGCAGTGAAAAGATTGTCAATAGATTCAAGCCAAGGAGATCTAGAATTCAAAAACGAGGTCTTATTGGTGGCCAGGCTTGAACACAGGAATTTGGTTAGGTTACTCGGATTTTGCTTTGATGGAACAGAGAGACTTCTCGTCTATGAATTTGTTCCCAATGCAAGCCTTGACCACTTTTTATTTG ATCCAGTTAAACGTAGGGAACTGGATTGGGAAAGGAGATCCAAAATCATTGGAGGCGTTGCTCGGGGGATCCTTTATCTTCATGAGGATTCTAGGCTTCGGATCATTCATCGTGATCTCAAAGCTAGTAATGTTCTACTAGATGCAGAAATGAATCCTAAAATCGCTGACTTTGGCATGGCAAGGTTATTTGCAATGGATGAATCTCAAGGAATCACAAACAATATTGCTGGGACGTA TGGATATATGGCTCCAGAGTATGCAATGCAGGGGAAAATGTCAGTCAAATCAGATGTTTTTAGCTTTGGAGTATTAGTCCTGGAAATTTTAGGTGGCCAAAGAAACACTTGTTTCAGAAATGGAGAATATGTGGGAAACCTCCTAAGCTAC GCTTGGAGGAATTGGCGCGAAGGAACAACATCAAATTTAGTAGATCCCATGTTGAGGGGAAGCTCGGGACTGGTTTCTGACATAACGAGATGCATCCACATAGCCTTATTGTGCGTTCAGGAAAATGTTGCTGATAGACCAACTATGGCTGCAGTAGTTCTCATGCTCAGTAGTCTCTCTCTGGCTCTTTCAGTGCCTTCAAAGCCCGGATATTATATGCAAATTGATGTTAGCCCAAATATGTCACCTATTCAACAAAACAAATCAAGAGTAATATCAGAATCTAATCGACCAGACAAAAGTAAATCAATTTGCTTATCAAAAAATGAGATGTCCATAAGTGAGTTAGATCCAAGATGA
- the LOC107011863 gene encoding putative receptor-like protein kinase At4g00960 isoform X1 encodes MGFLKSLIVLIFQFYVTIAQPNFTFQSPCEGNVTEYPPNGTYHTNLNTLLSSLSRNIDSDGFYNATVGQDQNRVSAIAQCRADVELQTCRSCINNATRLILEKCPSKKSAFGIYDMCLIRYSNESFIGTMSTDPRYTYYYNRDFSDPKLFFNQYLTPVLTSLRTGASAGGKHKFAANVFDAPDFQKIHALVQCTSDLSAQGCYDCLSAVYSSLPDCECYAKRGNYHLMPSCIVRYEPYSFFNESLLTEAPPPLLSPPEPALLPPPPAGKDDKTAQTVIIILVPIVTIVILIGCISVILMRRRKRKLVTRREIVEGLSMEDDSVAESLQYDFSAISAATDNFLDANKLGQGGFGPVYKGKLPNGQEVAVKRLSIDSSQGDLEFKNEVLLVARLEHRNLVRLLGFCFDGTERLLVYEFVPNASLDHFLFDPVKRRELDWERRSKIIGGVARGILYLHEDSRLRIIHRDLKASNVLLDAEMNPKIADFGMARLFAMDESQGITNNIAGTYGYMAPEYAMQGKMSVKSDVFSFGVLVLEILGGQRNTCFRNGEYVGNLLSYAWRNWREGTTSNLVDPMLRGSSGLVSDITRCIHIALLCVQENVADRPTMAAVVLMLSSLSLALSVPSKPGYYMQIDVSPNMSPIQQNKSRVISESNRPDKSKSICLSKNEMSISELDPR; translated from the exons ATGGGTTTCTTGAAATCGCTGATCGTTCTAATTTTCCAATTCTACGTCACCATAGCACAACCTAATTTCACTTTTCAATCGCCCTGTGAAGGTAATGTGACAGAGTACCCTCCAAATGGTACATACCACACTAACCTTAACACACTTCTCTCCTCTCTTTCACGTAACATAGACAGTGATGGCTTCTATAATGCTACCGTAGGCCAAGATCAGAACAGGGTTAGTGCCATCGCGCAATGTAGGGCAGATGTTGAACTACAAACATGCCGCAGCTGTATAAATAATGCTACTCGCTTGATTTTAGAGAAATGTCCTTCCAAGAAATCAGCCTTTGGCATTTATGATATGTGTCTCATAAGATATTCAAATGAGTCCTTCATAGGCACCATGTCAACCGACCCCCGATATACTTATTATTACAACAGGGATTTCTCGGAccccaaattatttttcaaccAGTATCTGACACCTGTATTGACAAGCTTACGAACTGGAGCTTCAGCGGGTGGAAAGCACAAGTTTGCTGCTAATGTTTTCGATGCCCCTGATTTTCAGAAAATACATGCACTTGTACAGTGCACATCCGATTTATCAGCTCAAGGCTGCTACGATTGTTTAAGTGCTGTCTATTCAAGTTTACCTGACTGTGAATGTTATGCAAAGAGAGGAAACTATCATTTGATGCCCAGCTGCATTGTTCGGTATGAACCTTACTCATTCTTCAATGAATCATTATTGACTGAAGCTCCGCCACCCTTATTGTCACCGCCGGAGCCAGCCTTATTGCCACCACCACCAGCAG GAAAGGATGACAAAACCGCACAAACTGTCATCATTATTCTTGTACCCATTGTCACAATTGTTATTCTTATTGGTTGTATTTCTGTTATCTTGATGAGGAGGCGAAAGAGGAAGTTGGTGACCAGAAGAGAGA TTGTTGAAGGTCTATCTATGGAAGATGATAGTGTTGCAGAATCTTTGCAATATGATTTTTCAGCAATTAGTGCAGCAACGGATAACTTCTTAGATGCTAATAAGTTGGGGCAAGGTGGATTTGGTCCTGTGTACAAG GGTAAGCTTCCAAATGGACAAGAAGTAGCAGTGAAAAGATTGTCAATAGATTCAAGCCAAGGAGATCTAGAATTCAAAAACGAGGTCTTATTGGTGGCCAGGCTTGAACACAGGAATTTGGTTAGGTTACTCGGATTTTGCTTTGATGGAACAGAGAGACTTCTCGTCTATGAATTTGTTCCCAATGCAAGCCTTGACCACTTTTTATTTG ATCCAGTTAAACGTAGGGAACTGGATTGGGAAAGGAGATCCAAAATCATTGGAGGCGTTGCTCGGGGGATCCTTTATCTTCATGAGGATTCTAGGCTTCGGATCATTCATCGTGATCTCAAAGCTAGTAATGTTCTACTAGATGCAGAAATGAATCCTAAAATCGCTGACTTTGGCATGGCAAGGTTATTTGCAATGGATGAATCTCAAGGAATCACAAACAATATTGCTGGGACGTA TGGATATATGGCTCCAGAGTATGCAATGCAGGGGAAAATGTCAGTCAAATCAGATGTTTTTAGCTTTGGAGTATTAGTCCTGGAAATTTTAGGTGGCCAAAGAAACACTTGTTTCAGAAATGGAGAATATGTGGGAAACCTCCTAAGCTAC GCTTGGAGGAATTGGCGCGAAGGAACAACATCAAATTTAGTAGATCCCATGTTGAGGGGAAGCTCGGGACTGGTTTCTGACATAACGAGATGCATCCACATAGCCTTATTGTGCGTTCAGGAAAATGTTGCTGATAGACCAACTATGGCTGCAGTAGTTCTCATGCTCAGTAGTCTCTCTCTGGCTCTTTCAGTGCCTTCAAAGCCCGGATATTATATGCAAATTGATGTTAGCCCAAATATGTCACCTATTCAACAAAACAAATCAAGAGTAATATCAGAATCTAATCGACCAGACAAAAGTAAATCAATTTGCTTATCAAAAAATGAGATGTCCATAAGTGAGTTAGATCCAAGATGA
- the LOC107010097 gene encoding putative receptor-like protein kinase At4g00960, with amino-acid sequence MVKRAMSILKCLVFVMFQFNYIFHLSIAQPEFDFHVCADSNITEFSPNSAYDTNLNTTLSSVSRNMDSFGFYNTSIALNSDTISVVAQCRGDVQLQVCRDCISNATRKILEICPYKKSAFGYYESCQLRYSNESIIGTVSINPQNIAFNRANASNPDDFMEDVTSLLESLRSEASRGGKRKYAANSTEGPLVFQTIYALVQCTADLSPASCIKCLSAGYGTLTNYEYYGKIGLRFRMPSCKFQYETTPHFDQLPPSLSPPPLPSPLPHPPSGKDDKTTQTIIIVVASTVTVAILVLCISLIMMRRRRRKLVKNIQSIHGDDISSAESFQCDFSTIREVLKKDKKATDNFSSDNKLGQGGFGSVYKGKLPNSQEVAVKRLSADSGQGYLEFKNEVMLVARLQHRNLVRLLGFCFDGTERLLIYEFVPNASLDHFLFDPVKRTQLDWERRSKIIGGVAKGILYLHEDSRLRIIHRDLKASNVLLDAEMNPKIADFGMARLFELDETQGSTNRIVGTYGYMAPEYAMQGKMSVKSDVFSFGVLVLEILGGQRNTCFRNGEYVGNLLSYAWRNWREGTTSNLVDPMLRGSSGLVSDITRCIHIALLCVQENVADRPTMAAVVLMLSSLSLALSVPSKPGYYMQIDVSPNISPIQGYKSRLISESNLPDKSKSICLSKNEMSISELDPR; translated from the exons ATGGTGAAGAGAGCTATGAGTATCTTGAAATGTCTGGTCTTTGTAATGTTCCaatttaattacatttttcatCTCAGCATAGCACAACCTGAATTCGACTTTCATGTATGTGCAGATTCTAATATTACTGAGTTTTCCCCAAATAGTGCATATGACACTAACCTAAACACAACCCTCTCCTCTGTTTCACGAAATATGGATAGTTTTGGATTCTATAATACTTCCATAGCCCTTAACTCTGACACGATTAGTGTCGTCGCGCAATGTAGAGGGGATGTACAATTACAGGTATGCCGTGATTGTATAAGTAATGCGACTCGTAAGATTTTAGAGATCTGTCCTTACAAGAAATCGGCATTTGGTTATTATGAAAGTTGTCAGTTACGATATTCAAATGAGTCCATCATAGGCACCGTGTCAATAAACCCGCAAAACATTGCGTTTAACAGGGCAAATGCATCGAATCCCGATGATTTTATGGAAGATGTAACAAGCTTGTTAGAAAGTTTACGAAGTGAAGCTTCACGGGGTGGTAAGCGCAAGTATGCTGCTAATAGTACTGAGGGTCCCCTTGTTTTTCAGACTATATATGCACTTGTACAGTGCACTGCGGATTTATCACCTGCAAGTTGCATCAAATGCTTAAGCGCTGGCTATGGAACTTTAACTAACTATGAATATTATGGTAAGATTGGTCTCAGATTTAGAATGCCCAGCTGCAAATTTCAGTATGAAACTACACCCCATTTCGACCAGCTACCGCCATCCTTATCACCACCCCCACTTCCATCACCACTGCCACACCCACCATCAG GAAAGGATGATAAAACAACTCAAACCATCATCATTGTCGTTGCGTCAACTGTTACAGTTGCTATTCTTGTTCTTTGTATTTCTCTCATCATGATGAGGAGGCGAAGGAGGAAGCTAGTGAAAAATATTCAGA GTATACATGGGGATGATATTAGCTCTGCAGAATCCTTTCAATGTGACTTTTCAACAATTAGAGAAGTGTTAAAGAaagacaaaa aAGCAACAGATAACTTCTCAAGCGATAATAAATTGGGACAGGGCGGATTTGGTTCTGTGTACAAG GGTAAGCTTCCAAATAGTCAAGAAGTAGCAGTGAAAAGATTGTCAGCAGATTCTGGCCAAGGATATCTGGAATTCAAAAATGAGGTCATGTTGGTTGCTAGACTTCAACACAGGAATTTGGTTAGGTTACTAGGGTTTTGCTTCGATGGAACAGAGAGACTTCTTATCTATGAATTTGTTCCCAATGCAAGCCTTGACCACTTTTTATTTG ATCCAGTTAAACGTACGCAATTAGATTGGGAAAGGCGATCCAAAATCATAGGCGGCGTTGCTAAGGGAATACTTTATCTACATGAGGATTCTAGACTTCGTATCATTCATCGTGATCTCAAAGCAAGTAATGTTCTACTAGATGCAGAAATGAATCCTAAAATTGCAGATTTTGGCATGGCAAGGCTATTTGAATTAGATGAAACTCAAGGCAGCACAAACAGAATTGTTGGGACCTA TGGATATATGGCTCCAGAGTATGCAATGCAGGGGAAAATGTCAGTCAAATCAGATGTTTTTAGCTTTGGAGTATTAGTCCTGGAAATTTTAGGTGGCCAAAGAAACACTTGTTTCAGAAATGGAGAATATGTGGGAAACCTCCTAAGCTAC GCTTGGAGGAATTGGCGCGAAGGAACAACATCAAATTTAGTAGATCCCATGTTGAGGGGAAGCTCGGGACTGGTTTCTGACATAACGAGATGCATCCACATAGCCTTATTGTGCGTTCAGGAAAATGTTGCTGATAGACCAACTATGGCTGCAGTAGTTCTCATGCTCAGCAGTCTCTCTCTGGCTCTTTCAGTGCCTTCAAAGCCCGGATATTATATGCAAATTGATGTTAGCCCAAATATTTCACCTATTCAAGGATACAAATCAAGATTAATATCAGAATCTAATCTACCAGACAAAAGTAAATCAATTTGCTTATCAAAAAATGAGATGTCAATAAGTGAGTTAGATCCAAGATGA